CATGAAGATCACCCGATCAGCTACCTCCCGGGCGAAGCCCATCTCGTGGGTGACGACAACCATCGTCATCCCCTCCGTGGCAAGATCGCGAATGACCTGCAGCACCTCGCCCACCATTTCGGGGTCGAGGGCGCTCGTGGCCTCGTCGAAGAGCATGATGTCGGGATTCACCGCGAGCGAACGCGCGATGGCAACGCGCTGCTTCTGTCCGCCAGAGAGCTGACCCGGGCGTGCCTCAGCCTTGTCGGTGAGGCCCACGCGTTCGAGCAGCTTCTCAGCCGTTATGCGGGCTTCCGCACGCGTCGACTTCTTCAGCTCCACCGGAGCCAGCATGATGTTCTGCAGAACGGTCATGTGCGGAAACAGATTGAAGTGCTGAAAAACCATGCCGATGTGCTGGCGAACCTCGTTCAGATTCACCGTCGTGTCCGTGAGGTCAAACCCATCAACGACAACGGTTCCCGCCGTGATCTCGTCGAGTTTGTTCAGGCAGCGCAAGAATGTGGATTTTCCCGAACCGGAGGGACCGATCACGCAGACAACCTCACCCTCGGCAATCTCCACGTCAAGGCCCTTGAGCACCTCGTTGGAACCGAAGGATTTGCGGAGCCCGCGGACACTGATTTTGCTGGCGTTGCTCATTTGTTGAACCTCTTGTCGAGCTTGTTGGAAAGAGTGGTGAGCAGGGTAATGACCACGAAGTACAGCGCCGCCACAATGAGCAGCGTCTCGCCGGTACGGAAGTTGGCAGCATAGATCTGCTGTCCCTGATAGGTGAGTTCTGCAAAGCCAATGACGGCTAAGAGCGAGGTATCTTTCAGGGTCATCACGAACTGGTTGATGAACGAAGGTGTCATGATCTTCACGGCCTGGGGCAGCACAACGCGGCGCATCGTGGTGATGTAGCCAAGCCCGAGGCTACGCCCGGCTTCGGTCTGTCCTGGGTCTACCGACTGAATTCCACCGCGTACGATCTCCGTCATGTAGGCACCGGCGTTGAGGCTCAGCGTGAGCACACCCGCGGTGAGCACATCAATGGACTGCCCGGTGAGCTGCGGCAGTCCGAAGTAGAAGAAGAATGCCTGAACGAGGAGCGGCGTGCCCCGGAAGATGCTGACGTAGGTGGTGGCGATTGCCCGCAGAACAATAAACGGCGACACCTTGAAGAAT
This sequence is a window from Cryobacterium sp. CG_9.6. Protein-coding genes within it:
- a CDS encoding amino acid ABC transporter ATP-binding protein; this encodes MSNASKISVRGLRKSFGSNEVLKGLDVEIAEGEVVCVIGPSGSGKSTFLRCLNKLDEITAGTVVVDGFDLTDTTVNLNEVRQHIGMVFQHFNLFPHMTVLQNIMLAPVELKKSTRAEARITAEKLLERVGLTDKAEARPGQLSGGQKQRVAIARSLAVNPDIMLFDEATSALDPEMVGEVLQVIRDLATEGMTMVVVTHEMGFAREVADRVIFMADGVIVEEGTPEQIFGAPQHARTQDFLSKVL